TGACAATCACTGAGCTGCCGGTGAACAGCGTGGGGTAGAACTCCATCATGAAGTTGTTCTTCAGTCGGTGCAGGAAGTGGACATATCTCACCCCGGGTCCGTAGCCAGAGAACGCATGTGACACCTGCAGGCCAACAGAGAGACATACAATGAAAAACTCGAATCCTGGTCCTGATCATTAAAGGGGCGACCACTGTACCTGTCAGGGTACACTCAGTCACTCACCTCCTTCCACGTGTGTGAGTAAGTGCTGAGGTCCTCGGTGGGGCTGACAGAGTGCTCCGAGATCACCGTGCTTTTGTCCGCCCCCAGTAACTTGACATGCAGCTGGTAGATGGACTCATGCAGCTGACTCTCCTCATACCTGACAAAGCGACAGATTATGGAAGGTGTACCAAGAAATCAGAACAAAATGTAGTTTGGCAGTTTTATCTAAGGATGTTCATGAGTCCACAAACCTAGAATAAAAACAGCTTcttttactgtaatttcattGTCTCCCCCTAATAACTTCCAAGAAGTTTCCTGGGAAGAACTATGTAAGACAGTGTTCAATTGGTAAACGTCTAATTGATTAATTCCAATGAATTACTGGTGTAACCTGGAGATCCTGCAGAGGCAAACCTGCACGGCATGTACAGATGCACAGACTGTGAAGCAACGTGTTGTACACACAAGCTAATAAGACCGCAGTGATAAGCAATCACGCACTGGTCTGTTGATGAGGCCTGCAGGTGGGTGGGGGTGCTCATTAACCCACCAGTCTTGGATGACTATTTCAGGCTGAAAATCATCCAGCAGCTCGTCCCACAGTCCCTCTGCCTTCAGGTCCACCACCTGCTCCATGGAGAACCAGCTGAGGACAGGAGAACAGACCAGAGTCAGATTAGCCACATGCTGGTCACATGACCTTATATGTGCCGGCTTTTTATTGTAGGTGGAAGTATATGTTCACTGGTAAACCCCTGTTGTTTTAACCAGCTGTGTGGTAAACATCTGATCCCCACTAACACCCACCTGAATTGGGGCAAAGCGCAGACCACAACATCTTCCGGGATGCCACTGGTATCGTAGGGGAGGACTTCCGTGCTCGTGGTCCAGCCACTGAAGTCGCCTACGAATTAAGAGAAACGTTTACCTGAAAGGCTTAACAAAACCCTCATTCACTTCCTTTTGTCTTCATTGGCTGCCACACATGCAGACCACGCCTGTCTCTCACCATCAGGTTGAAAACGTGGAGGTCCGCGTGTCGGTACTTCAGGCAGCTCAGGTTCGGGTGGAGGGGTGTCCTTGCTCAAGCCTGTGTggggaaataaagacaaagggACAGCTGTAAATGGGACCACACCTACTGAAACCTCGGTGATCCCACTGTAAACATCGCAAAGCCAGAGAATATATCTCTCTGTCAGGGTCACTGGGTGTGCCTCTGTGGGAAAACACTCACTTTAAGTATGAGTCAGCAGTGTGGGTGTGCGTGGTGTCATGGAAGAATCCCACGTTTCAACGTGCATTCTTTTCTTGAGTTTACAAAAATGACAACGGGCAATACAATTACCTAGTTTCACTTATTCCTTTATATTATCCTTTTGTCTTAATGCTCAATGTAATGTACACGTGGGGGCAGGTACATGCTTCCAGGCGACAAACAACAAGGAAACCTAAGTGATTGCTGCATTTTTCTCTTTACGAATTGGATTGGGCCAACATCTTCTATGATGATAAAAACGGTCTAGTTT
The Enoplosus armatus isolate fEnoArm2 chromosome 13, fEnoArm2.hap1, whole genome shotgun sequence genome window above contains:
- the nccrp1 gene encoding F-box only protein 50 → MSAAEWRKRCEAEWSLQGAPMPDSLDWKSAYEAEPLGRNLLRNPAPHGLSKDTPPPEPELPEVPTRGPPRFQPDGDFSGWTTSTEVLPYDTSGIPEDVVVCALPQFSWFSMEQVVDLKAEGLWDELLDDFQPEIVIQDWYEESQLHESIYQLHVKLLGADKSTVISEHSVSPTEDLSTYSHTWKEVSHAFSGYGPGVRYVHFLHRLKNNFMMEFYPTLFTGSSVIVKPTKTSS